Part of the Rhodopirellula bahusiensis genome is shown below.
CAGCGAACCGACAAACCAATCGCGGGTTTACTACAAGACCTCAAGCAACGCGGGTTGATGGAAGACACGCTGGTGATCTGGGGTGGCGAATTCGGACGGATGCCCATGAGCGAACAAGGAAAGGGCCGCGACCACAACCCTTGGGGCTACAGCGTCTGGCTCGCAGGTGCCGGAATTCGCGGCGGGCGGGCCTACGGAGCAACGGATGAGATCGGACTGCGGGCGGTCACCGATAAAGTGTCTGTCAACGATTTTCATGCGACGCTGCTGCACCTGCTGGGGATCGACCACAACAACCTGACGCACTTCCACAACGGGCTGGACAAACGACTGACCGGGCCCGACGAAGCCAACTTCATCGAAGGGATCATCAGTTGATGCGTCACTCCCGAAGACAGCACCGCATCGTCTTAGCAGCATTTTCGCGGCTTGCGTTAACAACTTTGTGCACAGTATCCCTGAACACCCTGTACGCAGTGAGCTACGCGGCGGCAGAAGAGAACGCCGAGTACATCGAACTGCCGATTGACGAATACGATCGCGAACACTGGGCGTTTCTACCGATCGAGAAGCCCGAAGTACCGAAACCAGCCGACTCAGCATGGCGTCGGAATCCGATCGATGATTTCATCGAACACGAATTGAACAAACGCGGGCTAAATCCCCAGCCTCAGGCATCGCGACGAACCCTGATTCGGCGACTGAGTTTCGACCTGACCGGATTGCCGCCGACGCCAAAGCAGATCGCTGCCTTTGAATCCGACACCCGCGACAATGCTTACGAGCGGTTGGTTGATCGGCTGCTCGACTCACCACGCTATGGCGAACGTTGGGCACAACACTGGCTCGACCTGGCTCGATTCGCGGAGACGGATGGCTTCGAGCATGACAAGCTTCGACCCAACGCGTGGAAGTATCGAGACTGGGTCATCGACTCGCTTAACAACGACTTGCCGTATGACGAATTCATTCGCCTGCAGATCGCTGGGGATGAAATTCACCCGAACGACGAATCAGCCCTCACCGCGACGCGATTTTGTCTTTCGGGTCCCGACATGCCAGACATCAATCTGGCGGACGAGCGTCGACACACGGTCTTGAACGAATTGACGTCGACGATCGGCGAAGTCTTCCTCGGTTTGCAGGTCGGTTGTGCCCAGTGTCACGATCACAAGTACGACCCGATCAGCCAAGCGGACTTCTACCGATTGCGAGCCATTTTCGATCCCGCGGTCTCACTGAAGAAGAATCGCTCGCTCTCAACACTCGTTGAATCATTCCCATCGAAGCAACCCAGCCATCTGATGTTGCGAGGTGATTTCCGCAGTCCTGGGCCTGAGCTGAACCCCGGCGTCATTCGAGTCGTTTCGTGGGAACCGAACCTCTACTCACCCAAGCCATCCGACACGACCGCCGGACTCCGAACGGCTTTGGCAAATTGGTTGGTTGCGGAGGAGAATCCGTTGACCTCGCGTGTCATCGTCAACCGTGTTTGGCAACATCATTTCGGTGTCGGGCTTTCAAGTACGCCCAGTGAGTTTGGCGTGATGGGATCCGAACCCAGCCATCCCGAACTATTGGATTGGCTCGCAGCCACATTCGTCCAGCGTGGATGGAGCTTGAAGTCACTTCACCAAACGATCGTCACGTCGGCCACTTACCGTCAACGCAGCCGGTTGGCTGGAGACGCGACTGCGGTCGAACGAGACGCGTGGAAGGAAGCGAAGAAGCTGGACCCTCGTGCTGAGCTGTTGTCACGCTACCCGCGTTGGCGATTGGAAGGCGAAGCAATCCGTGACGCGATGCTGGTTGCGTCCGAGCAGATCAACTGGAAGACGGGTGGCCCCGGCATTCGCCCGCCGCTGCCAAAAGAACTGGTCGGAAGGTTGCTCAAGAACCAATGGAACGTCACGAAGGATCCGTCCGAGCACCATCGGCGCAGCATTTTTGTCTTCGCACGTCGAAATTTGCGTTACCCGATCTTCGAAGTGTTCGACCGCCCCAGTGCGAACACCAGCTGTTCAAGCCGAGGCGTCTCCACCACGGCCCCGCAGTCGCTTCACCTACTGAACTCCGAGTTCTCGCTTGAATTGTCTCGAAAGATGGCGACCACCATCGCGACAGAGTTCGCGTCTGAACCCCAACGCATCGAATCCGCTTTCCAACGCACGCTCGGCCGAGCACCGACCAGGGATGAACAGCGTGAAGTACAAGACTTCATGAGCGCCAGCAAGGCGACCAATGCCGAGAAACACGCTCACCTTTGCCTCGTACTCTTCAATAGCAACGAGTTCGTCACCGTCGACTGAACGCAATGCACTCGTGCCAGGTTAGCCGGGTACGTCACAGGGGACTGTGACGGCGACAATCTACAACCCGCCGCGTTAGCAAGGCCAGCAACATCAGCCGCAACGCGTTAGCGTCCGGTTTCCACCCAGTGCAAGCGTGGCCTATTTCGCATTACTCACCACCAGAAAACCACCGTAACCGGCGGTCTTCTACGTCCGAATCCAAACGAGTTAATTTCCGCAATAGTTTCGACGAATTGCTCCTCCGCATGCGAAGCGCGAGAGCCCCGGTGGGCTCATGGTACGTATCGACCAATCGGAACCACGTTACAAGATCATGCCATGTACCGCTCCACGCCATCCCAAACGATCCCTCTTTGGATCAAGATCGCCTTCACATCCTTCGTCGCAGTCCTCACTCCGTACTACTGGATCGAATACGGACCAACCAATTTTCTCTACTTCTGCGACGTCGCATTGTTCCTCGCCGTTGCCGCGGTGTGGACGGAACGTCCGATCTTTGCATCAATGGCCGCGGTTGGGATCACCATCCCGCAACTGCTTTGGCAAGTCGACTTTGTTGGGCAACTGATCGGTGTCCCCGCGACGGGGATGACTGACTACATGTTCGATCCGGGCATCTCGCTCTTCGCTCGCGGTTTATCCTTCTTCCACTTCTGGTTGCCCATGTTGTTGATCTATCTCGTGTGGCGACTGGGCTACGACCGCCGCGCGTTTGTCGCTTGGACAGGCATCGCTTGGCTGTTGCTGGTGGTTTGTTACTTCCTGATGCCACCCGCCGGTGCTCAGCTGGACTTCCCCAACCAACCCCACAACATCAACTATGTGCACGGCATGGACGACGCTCAGCCACAACAATGGATGCCGGGATGGGCGTGGCTATCAATGCTGTTCGTCGGCCTGCCTGCCGTGATCTATTACCCAACGCATCTGGTCCTGAAAACCTTCCTGCCAGGTCCCTCACCCAGCAGTTCTCAGCCAGTCCCCGCAATCTCCCTGACGTCGTCCCCACTCCCTGAAGCGTCCTAGGAAAGCAAACACAAACAGTATCCAAACCTCAGTGACTATCGCCACATCTACAAAACGCATGGTGAGGATATGGCTGAAGAAGATGTGCCGTAATCGCGATCGGCCCGGCGTTTGCTCCTCGCTCCTGGTCAACGTGAGTTGCTGCTCACGGAAATGATCCCCATCCACAAGGAGTTTCTGATGGCTACGAAAGCATACACCTACACCGACGACGACCTGAGCACCTGGGAACGCATCAAAAAAGCGTTTGCGAATGACTGGGAGCAAACGAAGGCGGATTTCGGATCCGACTCGTCACGCGACATGGACCAAGATGTCGACGACACATTGAAACAGATGTCTGGTTCAGACGATGCCTTTGAGAACCGGGAACAAGCCTTCCGGTTTGGCTACACCGCTCAAAATCGTTTCGGCACCGAGCATCCCACTTGGAACGACAATGTCGATCGAAAACTTCGCGATGAATACGACGGCGACTACGAGGCCGATCGAGCCTACATCCAACACGCGTATGGCTATCGCGCCCGAGGCTGAGCGCGGAAGTGATTGGACAAAACACACGAGCCACTGAGGCATCGGCCCGGTTGCTCGTTTGGGCGGCGGTGAATATCAAGCGGGAGGTGCCCGCACGCGTTCGCCGCACCGGTGTGGCATTGCCCAGTCCACCACCGATGGGCTGGCTCTTCTACATGACAATGCCCAATATCACTGGTCGCCAGAGCCAGTGCATCAAAACAAGGATGCAACGATGAGTGTGGAACCGGTGACCGCTTGGGCACTTCTGTCCGGGCTGATCTTTCTGCTCGCTGCACTGGGTCGAGGCCCAATGCGTCGTTGGCCGGTGTCCATGCCCGCCCTCTACCTGCTGATCGGTGCCGCGATCGGACCTTGGGGCCTGCGATTGCTTGATTTCGAGTTGATCAAACATGTCAAAGTGGTGGAGTCAGTGACTGAAGTCGCTGTCCTGATCAGTTTGCTCACCGCCGGATTGCAACTCAAACCAAAGTGGTATCACTACCTCACGGCCCCCATTCCGTTGGCGTCCGTGACGATGATTGTCACGATCGCCGGAGTCGCCATGGTGGGGACGATGCTGCTGGGCTTGCCCTTGGGGGCGGCGATTCTGCTGGGAGCGGTTCTTGCACCGACGGATCCAGTGCTAGCGAGCGACGTTCAAGTCAAACATCATCAAGACACGGATCGATTGCGATACGCACTCACGGGCGAAGCGGGATTGAACGACGGGGCCGCTTTTCCGTTCATCATGCTTGGACTGGGATTGCTCGGTCACCATTCGCTTGGCGAATATGGTTGGCGATGGATCACGGTTGATCTTTTGTGGGCAACCTCCGCAGGACTTGGTATTGGCTGGGCGAGTGGTTACTCAGTCAGCCGCGTGGCGGTGTGGATCAAACGTCAGACCAACTCGCCCGCCGCCTGTGAAGAAGCGTTGACGTTGGGCCTGATCGGGCTGAGTTATGGGGCCGCGTTGTTGATTCATGCCTACGGATTTCTGGCGGTCTTCGCCGCGGGCGTCGCGATGCGGCGGTACGCGGAAAGGCAATCCGATGACGAACAGCCTGACAAGCTGATGCACACGGTGACCGAAGTGAATGACCAATTCGGGCGTATCATGGAAGTTGCC
Proteins encoded:
- a CDS encoding DUF1549 and DUF1553 domain-containing protein, with translation MRHSRRQHRIVLAAFSRLALTTLCTVSLNTLYAVSYAAAEENAEYIELPIDEYDREHWAFLPIEKPEVPKPADSAWRRNPIDDFIEHELNKRGLNPQPQASRRTLIRRLSFDLTGLPPTPKQIAAFESDTRDNAYERLVDRLLDSPRYGERWAQHWLDLARFAETDGFEHDKLRPNAWKYRDWVIDSLNNDLPYDEFIRLQIAGDEIHPNDESALTATRFCLSGPDMPDINLADERRHTVLNELTSTIGEVFLGLQVGCAQCHDHKYDPISQADFYRLRAIFDPAVSLKKNRSLSTLVESFPSKQPSHLMLRGDFRSPGPELNPGVIRVVSWEPNLYSPKPSDTTAGLRTALANWLVAEENPLTSRVIVNRVWQHHFGVGLSSTPSEFGVMGSEPSHPELLDWLAATFVQRGWSLKSLHQTIVTSATYRQRSRLAGDATAVERDAWKEAKKLDPRAELLSRYPRWRLEGEAIRDAMLVASEQINWKTGGPGIRPPLPKELVGRLLKNQWNVTKDPSEHHRRSIFVFARRNLRYPIFEVFDRPSANTSCSSRGVSTTAPQSLHLLNSEFSLELSRKMATTIATEFASEPQRIESAFQRTLGRAPTRDEQREVQDFMSASKATNAEKHAHLCLVLFNSNEFVTVD
- a CDS encoding cation:proton antiporter; translated protein: MSVEPVTAWALLSGLIFLLAALGRGPMRRWPVSMPALYLLIGAAIGPWGLRLLDFELIKHVKVVESVTEVAVLISLLTAGLQLKPKWYHYLTAPIPLASVTMIVTIAGVAMVGTMLLGLPLGAAILLGAVLAPTDPVLASDVQVKHHQDTDRLRYALTGEAGLNDGAAFPFIMLGLGLLGHHSLGEYGWRWITVDLLWATSAGLGIGWASGYSVSRVAVWIKRQTNSPAACEEALTLGLIGLSYGAALLIHAYGFLAVFAAGVAMRRYAERQSDDEQPDKLMHTVTEVNDQFGRIMEVAVVVLVGALVTSYWTIANDWWIAMLVFLLFRPIGVLLALGMKDIRFSQKVLISLFGIRGIGSLYYLSYAISHGLEESIANRLAGIVLTTITLSIMIHSNAASLMMQRYANGKDDETSPASE